One genomic region from Geotrypetes seraphini chromosome 17, aGeoSer1.1, whole genome shotgun sequence encodes:
- the MKRN2OS gene encoding MKRN2 opposite strand protein encodes MADGLLKFRHCGHEIFARAVPERCPRCGRPAVSSGRLQDAPVAIPSPFVNGHQASAAFLLRPTQGSFLKDYDGNSDLHVGVTNTTGTVYHYNETGIHRDDLGWEQCVCVPLIQPSMFGLINQWDRYLEECCASEDWLPCRYDEHDHNCYTFTLTFVNCILAAQERKQLSKCEFTERFVLPRTRRASKYISICKEIAGNNFYFLDCSDKEEMKSQAAN; translated from the exons ATGGCCGACGGTCTGCTGAAGTTCCGCCACTGCGGGCACGAGATCTTCGCTCGCGCGGTGCCGGAGCGTTGCCCGCGGTGCGGGCGGCCCGCCGTCAGCTCGGGCCGCCTGCAGGACGCCCCCGTGGCCATCCCCAGCCCCTTCGTCAACGGCCACCAAGCCAGCGCCGCCTTCCTCCTCCGACCCACTCAAGGCTCCTTCCTCAA AGACTATGATGGGAACTCAGATCTTCATGTTGGAGTAACTAATACCACTG GAACAGTTTATCATTACAATGAAACAGGAATTCACAGAGATGATCTCGGATGGgaacagtgtgtgtgtgttcctCTGATACAGCCCAGCATGTTTGGACTGATTAACCAGTGGGATCGGTACCTGGAAGAGTGCTGTGCCTCAGAAGACTGGCTTCCGTGCAG ATATGATGAACACGATCACAACTGTTATACATTCACGCTCACATTTGTCAACTGTATCTTAGCTGCTCAAGAGAGGAAACAGCTGAGTAAGTGTGAATTTACCGAGAGATTTGTGCTACCGCGGACAAGGAGAGCCTCCAAGTATATCAGCATCTGCAAGGAGATAGCTGGAAACAATTTCTACTTTTTGGACTGTTCGGACAAGGAAGAGATGAAGAGTCAAGCAGCTAATTGA